Proteins co-encoded in one Desulfitobacterium hafniense DCB-2 genomic window:
- a CDS encoding TatD family hydrolase → MIWDTHAHLDDPRYQGDFQGVLDNMARAHITRVTNVGYDLPSSERSVRLAHQYDAVYAAVGVHPHDAQGAAEETWESLTQLAREDKVIAWGEIGLDYYRDLSPRKIQQEVFIRQIELADQAGLPIIIHNRDAHQDLLEIVKAHTPKKGGVFHCYSGSWEMAKLILNLGFYISFAGPLTFKNARHTVEVAEKVPLDRFLVETDSPYLTPEPYRGKRNEPAYVRQVVERFATIRGLEVEEAARLAFENGNRLFGL, encoded by the coding sequence ATGATCTGGGATACACACGCCCATCTGGATGATCCCCGCTATCAAGGGGATTTCCAGGGGGTTCTGGACAATATGGCCCGGGCTCACATTACCAGGGTCACCAATGTAGGCTATGACCTGCCTTCCTCAGAACGCTCGGTTCGTTTGGCCCACCAGTATGACGCCGTTTATGCCGCCGTAGGGGTTCATCCCCATGATGCCCAAGGAGCAGCCGAGGAAACCTGGGAGAGTTTGACCCAACTGGCCCGGGAAGATAAGGTGATCGCCTGGGGAGAAATCGGGCTGGATTATTATCGGGATCTCTCTCCCCGCAAAATTCAGCAGGAGGTGTTTATCCGCCAGATTGAGTTGGCGGATCAAGCAGGACTCCCCATCATTATCCACAATCGGGATGCCCATCAGGATCTTTTAGAGATCGTGAAGGCCCATACTCCGAAAAAAGGCGGGGTGTTCCACTGCTATTCGGGATCCTGGGAAATGGCTAAGCTCATCCTTAACTTAGGGTTTTATATCTCCTTTGCCGGACCCCTTACCTTTAAAAATGCCCGGCATACGGTGGAGGTGGCTGAGAAAGTTCCTCTGGACCGTTTCCTGGTGGAGACGGATTCTCCCTATCTTACTCCGGAGCCTTACCGCGGCAAGCGCAATGAGCCGGCTTATGTGCGGCAGGTGGTGGAGCGGTTCGCGACCATCCGGGGTCTGGAGGTTGAGGAAGCGGCGAGGCTGGCTTTTGAGAATGGGAATAGGTTATTTGGGCTGTAA
- the metG gene encoding methionine--tRNA ligase yields MKYYITTPIFYPNASPHIGTAYTTVAADAFARYHRLKGHDVYFLTGTDENAQKIVRTAESQGMEPLAYVDGVVERFKALWEELDISYDDFIRTTEERHHEVVKKIFTKLYEQGDIYKSEYEGWYCTPCETFWTENKLMDGKCPNPDCGRDVELLKEESYFFKLSKYQDALLRHIKDHPDFIQPASRRNEMIKFIEGGLEDLCVSRTTFQWGIQVPFNPKHVVYVWLDALINYISALGYPDGELYQRYWPAEVHLMGKDIVRFHAVIWPIILMALDVPLPKVVYGHGWYLSKEGGKISKSRGNVQDSFELIRRYGSDAIRYFLLREMQVGTDGAYSEDSLVERLNSDLANDLGNFVSRSLAMIVKYRGGVIPKAAEPTELEAELRALGQEVVAKVEERLEAHDPAGALENLWRLVSRMNKYVDETAPWTLAKQEGQQARLDTVLHTFAEAIRILGILCAPFMPKLTGKMFRQCGISDELLAWEAAKEWAVLGEGIQVQRGEALFPRIDLAQFSVEEEKASVNEIKETPTVEENKVEFEPIKEEISIDDFAKIDLRVAKVLHAEKVEKTDKLLKLEIEVAGKPRTIVSGIAQHYAPEDLVGKHVVIVANLKPAKLRGITSEGMILAASHEGVLEVLVLDKELPAGARVK; encoded by the coding sequence TTGAAATACTATATTACGACACCGATTTTTTACCCCAATGCCAGCCCCCACATTGGGACGGCTTACACTACGGTAGCTGCCGATGCCTTTGCCCGCTATCACCGGCTGAAAGGCCATGATGTGTACTTTCTGACCGGTACCGATGAGAACGCCCAGAAGATTGTGCGCACGGCTGAAAGCCAGGGCATGGAGCCTTTAGCTTATGTGGACGGGGTGGTGGAACGGTTCAAAGCCTTGTGGGAGGAACTGGATATCTCCTATGATGACTTTATCCGCACCACAGAAGAACGTCACCATGAGGTGGTCAAAAAGATTTTTACCAAGCTCTATGAGCAAGGGGATATTTATAAATCAGAGTATGAAGGCTGGTATTGCACGCCCTGTGAAACCTTCTGGACGGAAAATAAGCTCATGGATGGCAAATGTCCCAATCCGGATTGTGGACGGGATGTGGAATTGCTGAAGGAAGAAAGCTACTTTTTCAAGCTTTCTAAATATCAGGATGCACTTTTACGCCATATCAAGGATCATCCGGACTTTATTCAGCCTGCTTCCCGCCGCAATGAAATGATTAAGTTTATCGAGGGGGGCTTGGAGGATCTCTGTGTTTCCCGCACCACCTTCCAATGGGGAATCCAGGTTCCTTTTAATCCCAAGCATGTGGTCTATGTCTGGCTGGATGCCCTGATTAACTATATTTCTGCTTTGGGCTATCCCGACGGGGAGTTGTATCAACGCTATTGGCCGGCGGAAGTTCATCTGATGGGCAAGGACATTGTCCGCTTCCATGCCGTGATTTGGCCGATTATTTTAATGGCTTTGGATGTTCCCCTGCCTAAAGTGGTCTACGGCCATGGCTGGTACCTCAGCAAAGAAGGGGGCAAGATTTCCAAGTCCCGGGGCAATGTTCAGGATTCCTTTGAGTTGATCCGCCGTTATGGCTCCGATGCCATTCGTTACTTCCTGCTCAGGGAAATGCAGGTGGGAACCGACGGGGCTTATTCGGAAGACTCCTTGGTGGAACGGTTAAACAGTGACTTGGCCAATGACTTGGGGAACTTCGTGTCCCGCAGTCTGGCGATGATCGTCAAATATCGGGGCGGTGTGATACCCAAGGCCGCCGAACCCACAGAACTTGAAGCAGAGCTCAGGGCCTTAGGGCAGGAGGTCGTTGCCAAAGTGGAAGAGCGGCTGGAAGCTCATGATCCGGCAGGGGCTCTGGAAAACCTTTGGCGTCTGGTCTCCCGCATGAATAAATATGTGGATGAGACTGCTCCCTGGACCCTGGCCAAGCAAGAGGGGCAGCAGGCTCGTCTGGACACGGTACTCCATACCTTTGCTGAGGCTATCCGCATTCTGGGTATCCTTTGCGCCCCCTTTATGCCTAAGCTTACCGGGAAGATGTTCCGGCAATGCGGCATCAGTGATGAGCTGCTCGCCTGGGAAGCTGCCAAAGAGTGGGCTGTTCTGGGAGAAGGAATCCAAGTGCAGCGGGGAGAAGCGCTGTTCCCCCGTATTGATCTGGCACAATTCAGTGTTGAAGAGGAGAAAGCATCTGTGAACGAAATCAAGGAAACTCCAACAGTTGAAGAAAATAAAGTGGAATTTGAGCCGATTAAGGAAGAAATCAGCATCGATGATTTCGCCAAAATCGATCTGCGGGTGGCCAAGGTTCTCCACGCGGAAAAAGTGGAGAAAACCGATAAACTTTTAAAACTGGAAATTGAGGTGGCCGGCAAACCCCGCACCATCGTCTCGGGAATTGCCCAGCATTATGCACCGGAGGATTTAGTGGGCAAGCATGTGGTCATCGTCGCCAACCTAAAGCCGGCAAAATTGCGGGGAATCACTTCGGAAGGGATGATCCTGGCGGCTTCTCATGAAGGAGTTCTGGAAGTCCTGGTCCTGGATAAGGAACTTCCGGCAGGAGCACGAGTCAAATGA
- a CDS encoding AbrB/MazE/SpoVT family DNA-binding domain-containing protein, whose amino-acid sequence MKSTGIVRKVDELGRVVLPIELRRTLGIDEKDALEIYVDQEKIILKKYEPACVFCNNATDVQIFRGKNVCRECATAMGEAASGNQPEAV is encoded by the coding sequence ATGAAATCAACTGGTATAGTGAGAAAAGTCGACGAACTGGGTCGGGTGGTATTACCTATCGAATTGCGCAGAACCCTGGGAATCGATGAAAAAGACGCTCTGGAAATTTATGTAGACCAAGAAAAGATCATTCTCAAAAAATATGAACCTGCTTGTGTATTTTGTAATAACGCTACAGATGTTCAAATTTTCCGTGGAAAAAACGTCTGCCGTGAATGCGCCACTGCCATGGGCGAAGCTGCATCAGGCAATCAGCCCGAAGCTGTTTAA
- a CDS encoding initiation-control protein YabA, which yields MSQLSQALTEVEEKLNSLIEEVQRLLPYVKSLEDENARLKRELCALPEKERSRVIANAEHLQGVAHDNLERLYREGFHVCHLHFGQPLEEGDCLFCMGFLRKD from the coding sequence ATGAGTCAATTAAGCCAAGCCTTAACGGAAGTGGAGGAGAAGCTTAACTCTTTGATCGAAGAAGTGCAGCGTTTGCTGCCCTATGTTAAAAGCCTGGAAGATGAGAATGCCAGGCTGAAGCGTGAGCTATGTGCCCTGCCTGAGAAGGAAAGGTCGAGGGTCATTGCCAATGCTGAGCATCTTCAGGGCGTTGCCCATGATAATTTGGAACGACTCTATCGGGAAGGGTTCCATGTTTGTCATCTTCATTTTGGACAGCCTTTAGAGGAGGGGGATTGCCTCTTCTGTATGGGCTTTTTGCGTAAAGATTAA
- a CDS encoding G5 and 3D domain-containing protein, whose product MYSLPIATYTDYWRLAKNRSLTMGGTLVLAGSTLLYAPADAFPKRMELTLPVFERNSQSPASAPGSQALGREETLLNPEGTELPLTEGIGTAEGGGVEIGQIAMTYRIEDVEVPINTEYIESDRVLPGTSQVQEEGQVGIERQVIRRTTIGGELSDEQIVNQFFLNAPKKRVVIQNTRPVERSDVDLSQYTVLKTFEVEATAYTYTGNPTATGVWPREGLIAVDPRVIPLGTEVYVEGYGHAIAADTGGAIKGNIIDVFFPSLQRCIQWGRRPVVIHILDNK is encoded by the coding sequence ATGTATTCATTACCTATAGCTACCTATACGGATTATTGGCGCTTAGCGAAAAACCGTAGTCTGACCATGGGTGGAACCTTGGTATTGGCAGGAAGCACATTGCTTTATGCTCCGGCGGATGCCTTTCCCAAAAGAATGGAACTAACCCTGCCTGTATTTGAAAGGAACAGCCAAAGCCCAGCTTCTGCTCCCGGCAGCCAAGCTTTGGGGAGGGAGGAAACTCTCCTGAATCCGGAGGGAACAGAGCTTCCTTTGACGGAGGGGATAGGGACTGCCGAGGGGGGTGGGGTGGAAATTGGCCAGATAGCCATGACCTATCGCATCGAAGATGTGGAAGTTCCCATCAATACGGAGTATATAGAGTCGGACCGTGTGCTTCCCGGCACGAGCCAGGTTCAGGAGGAGGGCCAGGTAGGGATAGAGCGCCAGGTCATCCGCAGGACCACCATAGGGGGAGAGCTCAGCGATGAACAGATCGTCAATCAATTTTTCCTCAATGCCCCCAAGAAGAGGGTGGTGATCCAGAATACCAGGCCTGTGGAGCGGAGTGATGTGGATCTCAGCCAATACACTGTCCTTAAGACCTTCGAAGTGGAGGCTACGGCCTATACCTATACAGGCAACCCGACGGCGACGGGAGTCTGGCCCCGGGAAGGGTTGATTGCGGTGGATCCGCGGGTGATCCCTTTAGGAACTGAGGTTTATGTGGAAGGCTATGGGCATGCCATAGCTGCCGATACAGGGGGGGCGATTAAAGGGAATATTATCGATGTCTTTTTTCCCAGTTTACAGCGCTGCATTCAATGGGGAAGAAGGCCGGTAGTCATCCATATTCTGGATAATAAATAA
- a CDS encoding PSP1 domain-containing protein, which produces MVEVVGVRFKRAGKIYYFSTGDLALNANDKVIVETARGVEYGECVLAPRQVPEADVVMPLKPVIRKATPEDERIVEVNRTKEKEAFDICLKKIGDHQLPMKLVDVEYTFDGNKIIFSFTAEGRVDFRELVKDLASIFRTRIELRQIGVRDEAKMLGGIGSCGRVLCCSSFLGDFEPVSIRMAKDQKLSLNPTKISGICGRLMCCLKYENGAYDESHCKGQCGKQCHQREEDILVLSEESVLKALEEQELKGERGSAVPTAGKGRQEGRHKKGEKNRGKSEKV; this is translated from the coding sequence ATGGTTGAGGTCGTGGGGGTTCGTTTTAAGCGGGCCGGTAAAATATATTATTTTTCTACAGGGGATCTTGCCCTGAATGCCAATGATAAAGTGATCGTGGAAACCGCCCGGGGAGTCGAGTATGGAGAGTGCGTTCTGGCACCCCGTCAGGTACCTGAAGCAGATGTGGTCATGCCTTTAAAACCGGTGATCCGCAAGGCTACTCCTGAGGATGAGCGGATTGTTGAGGTCAATCGCACCAAGGAGAAGGAAGCTTTTGACATCTGCCTGAAGAAAATAGGAGATCATCAGCTGCCGATGAAGCTGGTGGATGTGGAATATACTTTTGATGGGAACAAAATTATTTTTTCCTTTACGGCAGAAGGTCGGGTGGATTTCCGGGAGCTGGTTAAAGATCTGGCCTCGATCTTTCGGACCCGCATTGAACTTCGCCAGATTGGGGTTCGGGATGAAGCCAAAATGCTGGGCGGGATCGGTTCCTGTGGCAGAGTGCTGTGCTGCTCCAGCTTTTTAGGAGATTTTGAACCTGTATCCATTCGCATGGCCAAGGATCAGAAGCTCTCTCTTAATCCAACGAAAATATCAGGGATTTGCGGTCGCCTTATGTGCTGCCTGAAATATGAGAATGGGGCTTATGATGAGTCTCACTGCAAAGGTCAGTGCGGAAAACAATGCCATCAGCGGGAAGAAGATATCCTGGTTCTCAGCGAGGAATCGGTACTCAAGGCTTTGGAAGAGCAAGAGCTTAAGGGAGAACGGGGTTCTGCCGTACCGACCGCCGGGAAGGGGCGTCAAGAGGGACGCCATAAGAAAGGAGAAAAGAACAGAGGGAAGAGTGAGAAGGTATGA
- the rsmI gene encoding 16S rRNA (cytidine(1402)-2'-O)-methyltransferase yields MGAVLLATVQRGTLYICGTPIGNLGDITLRALEVLKGVDLIAAEDTRHSRKLLDHFGIATPLTSYHEHNEKGKALELVRRLEQGEAIALISDAGMPGISDPGQEVIQLCLEKGIPLDVLPGANAGLTALLLSGMPNDHFLFHGFLPSQSGARKKELQNYAQLPFTQIFYEAPHRLVATLEDLWEVFGERETAVVREITKLHQSVHKGTLSTLIHEFKDTAPRGEICVLTSPYIPVPPTGGEKEWRQEVQELTEQGMKPNDAMKVVAQKYGVSKREVYQAVLSQKKN; encoded by the coding sequence ATGGGAGCGGTTCTTTTGGCTACGGTTCAGAGGGGTACCCTCTATATCTGCGGGACACCCATCGGCAATCTGGGGGATATCACCTTGAGGGCCTTGGAAGTGCTTAAGGGTGTGGATCTCATCGCGGCGGAGGATACCCGTCATTCCCGCAAGCTCCTGGATCACTTTGGCATTGCCACGCCCCTGACCAGTTATCATGAACATAACGAAAAAGGGAAAGCCCTGGAACTGGTCAGAAGATTGGAGCAGGGGGAAGCCATCGCTTTAATCTCCGATGCGGGAATGCCGGGGATATCGGATCCGGGTCAGGAAGTGATTCAGCTATGCCTGGAAAAAGGCATACCCTTGGATGTCTTGCCGGGAGCCAATGCCGGACTGACGGCTTTGCTGCTTTCCGGGATGCCCAATGATCATTTTTTATTTCATGGCTTTTTGCCATCCCAATCCGGTGCCCGTAAGAAAGAATTGCAGAATTATGCCCAGCTGCCTTTTACCCAGATTTTCTATGAGGCGCCCCACCGCTTAGTGGCCACCTTAGAGGACTTGTGGGAAGTTTTCGGAGAGCGGGAGACGGCGGTGGTCCGGGAGATTACCAAGCTTCATCAAAGCGTCCATAAGGGGACGTTGAGCACCCTTATCCATGAATTTAAAGACACTGCCCCCCGCGGGGAAATCTGTGTCCTGACTTCCCCTTATATCCCCGTCCCGCCGACAGGAGGGGAAAAGGAATGGCGTCAGGAAGTGCAGGAGCTTACTGAGCAAGGGATGAAACCCAATGATGCTATGAAAGTAGTTGCTCAAAAATACGGAGTGAGCAAGCGTGAGGTTTATCAAGCGGTTCTCTCTCAAAAAAAGAATTAA
- a CDS encoding DNA polymerase III subunit, with protein MNIALHLIEKAAQEGRLAHLLLFHGGSGPERRKAGLEIARRINCTSGQDAPCGHCPSCKKILSGNHPDVEVVKPAKASIGIEQILDWQERVYRKHYEGNYKVFILEEADKLTIPAANALLKVIEEPPERTLIVLSAQNAEVLLPTIQSRAQAVYFPFRGEEEWLKSLEESLDPWEAREAFRLSSHNPELAYEILTLGVEKVKEWIRGFEQAVEEGDFLKLFPLFPVEKKEAELYLHILALGIAQKHQVNPQAMLAVGKAIEQIQMQANPRLVIEGLALKLFQ; from the coding sequence GTGAATATTGCACTTCACCTGATTGAAAAAGCAGCTCAGGAGGGACGGCTTGCTCATTTGCTGCTCTTTCACGGCGGGAGTGGCCCGGAGAGACGCAAGGCGGGACTGGAGATTGCCCGGAGGATCAATTGCACTTCGGGTCAGGACGCGCCTTGTGGGCATTGTCCCTCCTGCAAGAAGATTCTTTCCGGGAACCATCCGGATGTGGAGGTAGTCAAGCCTGCCAAGGCATCCATAGGGATCGAGCAGATTCTGGATTGGCAGGAGCGGGTTTATCGCAAGCATTATGAGGGAAACTATAAAGTCTTTATCCTTGAAGAAGCGGATAAGTTAACGATTCCTGCAGCCAATGCCTTGCTCAAGGTCATTGAGGAGCCGCCGGAAAGAACTCTGATCGTGCTGAGCGCTCAAAATGCCGAAGTTCTTTTGCCCACTATTCAGAGCAGGGCCCAGGCGGTTTACTTCCCCTTCAGAGGGGAGGAGGAATGGCTGAAATCCCTTGAAGAGTCCCTCGATCCCTGGGAAGCCCGGGAGGCTTTTCGCCTGAGCAGCCATAACCCTGAACTGGCTTATGAGATTCTGACTCTGGGAGTGGAGAAGGTCAAGGAGTGGATTCGAGGGTTTGAACAAGCGGTGGAGGAGGGGGATTTTCTTAAACTTTTCCCTCTTTTTCCCGTAGAGAAAAAAGAAGCTGAGCTATATTTGCACATCCTGGCCTTAGGGATAGCTCAAAAACATCAAGTCAATCCCCAGGCTATGCTGGCTGTGGGCAAAGCTATCGAGCAGATTCAAATGCAGGCTAACCCCAGATTGGTGATCGAAGGATTAGCTTTAAAATTATTTCAGTAA